From one Conyzicola nivalis genomic stretch:
- a CDS encoding YggS family pyridoxal phosphate-dependent enzyme, translated as MQSTPSLADRLALVRSAVADAVREAGRAESEVTTIVVTKFHPASLVRELAALGVTDVGENRQQEASEKAAELADLDLAWHFIGQLQSKKTRAVLAFASAIHSLDRPSLVTALGNALEPGASVDAFIQLNLTDDPARGGVRPVDLEPLAESVLATDGIRMRGLMAVAPLDSDPRAQFARVRKLGERVQRMAPDATDLSMGMSGDYRAAILEGATHLRIGTAITGNRPVAG; from the coding sequence GTGCAGTCCACACCGTCTCTCGCCGACCGCCTCGCGCTCGTCCGCTCAGCTGTCGCTGACGCCGTGCGCGAGGCCGGCCGTGCCGAGAGCGAGGTGACGACCATCGTCGTCACCAAGTTCCACCCCGCGAGCCTCGTGCGGGAACTTGCCGCGCTCGGCGTGACCGACGTGGGCGAGAACCGGCAGCAGGAGGCGAGCGAGAAGGCCGCGGAACTCGCCGACCTCGATCTCGCCTGGCACTTCATCGGGCAGCTGCAGAGCAAGAAGACCCGGGCCGTGCTGGCCTTCGCGAGCGCCATCCACTCGCTCGACCGTCCGTCGCTCGTGACGGCGCTCGGCAACGCGCTCGAGCCGGGTGCCAGCGTCGACGCCTTCATCCAGCTCAACCTCACCGACGACCCGGCGCGCGGGGGAGTGCGACCGGTCGACCTCGAACCGCTGGCCGAATCCGTGCTCGCGACCGACGGCATCCGTATGCGCGGACTCATGGCAGTCGCTCCGCTCGATTCCGACCCCCGCGCGCAATTCGCGCGCGTGCGCAAGCTCGGCGAGAGGGTGCAAAGGATGGCCCCGGATGCCACGGACCTCTCCATGGGGATGTCGGGCGATTACCGCGCCGCCATCCTCGAAGGCGCGACACACCTACGCATCGGCACGGCAATCACGGGAAACCGGCCGGTCGCCGGTTAA
- a CDS encoding cell division protein SepF, with protein MAGPLRKTMVYLGLADEEYDYEAAQPSAPAAPAAHTPAAAHNGPAQGAASNSAPTQNRAPVTPLRRPTAARQAGPADMNEILTVHPQHYKDAQMIAENFREGIPVIINLSQMSEPDARRLVDFASGLSQGLYGKIERVTGKVFLLSPAHVVVSGDHAEAETDVEASFFSQP; from the coding sequence ATGGCAGGTCCACTGCGCAAGACCATGGTTTACCTTGGCCTCGCTGACGAAGAATACGACTACGAAGCAGCGCAGCCGAGTGCCCCAGCCGCACCCGCGGCCCACACCCCCGCTGCGGCGCACAACGGCCCCGCACAGGGTGCTGCCTCGAACAGCGCGCCGACCCAGAACCGCGCCCCCGTTACCCCGCTGCGTCGCCCTACGGCCGCACGCCAGGCAGGACCCGCAGACATGAACGAGATCCTCACGGTTCACCCCCAGCACTACAAAGACGCGCAGATGATCGCGGAGAACTTCCGCGAGGGCATCCCCGTCATCATCAACCTGTCGCAGATGAGCGAGCCCGACGCCCGCCGTCTGGTCGACTTCGCGAGCGGACTCTCTCAGGGTCTGTATGGAAAGATCGAGCGTGTGACGGGCAAGGTCTTCTTGCTGTCTCCCGCCCACGTCGTTGTGAGCGGCGATCACGCCGAGGCCGAGACCGACGTCGAAGCATCCTTCTTCTCGCAGCCGTGA
- a CDS encoding YggT family protein, whose product MNGVSVIATIIYVALNIFVVVMWARFVLDLVAMLARDWRPRGFVLVLAELAYTITDPPVKAVRKIVPPLRAGGIQIDFSWSIVLIATIILSYIVAGFIN is encoded by the coding sequence GTGAACGGTGTTTCCGTAATAGCGACGATTATCTATGTCGCGTTGAATATCTTCGTCGTCGTGATGTGGGCGCGGTTCGTGCTCGACCTCGTGGCAATGCTCGCGAGGGACTGGCGCCCGCGCGGCTTCGTCCTCGTGCTGGCCGAATTGGCGTACACGATCACCGATCCTCCGGTGAAGGCCGTGCGTAAAATCGTTCCTCCGCTGCGCGCCGGCGGCATCCAGATCGACTTTTCCTGGAGCATCGTGCTCATCGCCACGATCATCCTCAGCTATATCGTCGCGGGATTTATCAATTAG
- a CDS encoding DivIVA domain-containing protein produces MALTPEDVVNKRFQPTKFREGYDQDEVDDFLDEVVVELRRLNQENEELRQRLIASDSRINELQRSQGSAPAAAPSFVSAPTESFSQPEPASQPEAPVEAPAAQPAPASYAAPDTSVDPNNTNNLLQLARRLHEEHVREGVEKRDALIAEGHEEATRVVQEAEAAQRAAAAEAEAAQRAAAAEAEAAQRAAAAEAESAQRAQLATLEQERQRLEQERQQLEGKVEELRNFERDYRQKLKSYIEGQLRELDSTNAIGNSNGSSSAYAAPSGQSNAANYTGFAGTN; encoded by the coding sequence ATGGCTTTGACTCCCGAAGACGTAGTCAACAAGCGGTTCCAACCAACGAAGTTCCGCGAAGGTTATGACCAGGATGAGGTCGACGACTTCCTCGACGAGGTAGTGGTCGAGCTCCGACGTCTCAATCAGGAGAACGAAGAACTCCGCCAGCGTCTGATCGCGAGCGACTCGCGCATCAACGAACTGCAGCGCAGCCAGGGTTCGGCCCCGGCCGCGGCACCCAGCTTCGTCTCGGCTCCCACCGAGTCGTTCAGCCAGCCCGAGCCGGCGAGCCAGCCCGAGGCCCCCGTCGAGGCGCCCGCCGCACAGCCGGCGCCCGCGTCGTACGCCGCCCCCGACACCTCGGTCGACCCCAACAACACGAACAACCTCCTGCAGCTCGCTCGTCGCCTGCACGAGGAGCACGTGCGTGAGGGTGTCGAGAAGCGCGACGCGCTCATCGCCGAGGGCCACGAAGAAGCCACCCGCGTCGTCCAGGAGGCGGAGGCCGCCCAGCGTGCCGCCGCAGCCGAGGCGGAGGCCGCCCAGCGCGCCGCCGCGGCAGAAGCGGAGGCCGCCCAGCGCGCCGCCGCAGCCGAGGCCGAATCCGCCCAGCGTGCGCAGCTCGCGACCCTCGAGCAGGAGCGTCAGCGGCTCGAGCAGGAGCGTCAGCAGCTCGAGGGCAAGGTCGAGGAGCTCCGCAACTTCGAGCGCGACTACCGCCAGAAGCTGAAGAGCTACATCGAGGGCCAGTTGCGCGAGCTCGACTCGACCAACGCGATCGGCAACTCGAACGGTTCGTCGTCGGCCTACGCCGCACCGAGCGGCCAGTCGAACGCTGCTAACTACACGGGTTTTGCCGGCACCAACTAG
- the lspA gene encoding signal peptidase II, with the protein MPAPTSTATEASAPKVRFLALGVLALVAVCVYALDQLAKFLIVENLTERQPVEVIGHLVQFYFVKNAGAAFSLGSGSTWIFAIIASAVAIFIVAFAPRIRSLAWAALFGLLLGGNLGNLTDRLFREPGFGVGHVIDFIQVQYFPAIFNVADIAIVASMGVFIILTVRGVPLSGKQPAISQTIAPDATSTDVS; encoded by the coding sequence TTGCCGGCACCAACTAGCACCGCCACGGAGGCCAGTGCGCCGAAGGTCAGGTTTCTGGCCCTCGGTGTGCTGGCCCTCGTTGCTGTGTGCGTCTACGCCCTCGACCAGCTCGCCAAGTTCCTGATCGTCGAGAACCTCACCGAACGCCAGCCCGTCGAGGTCATCGGCCACCTCGTGCAGTTTTACTTCGTGAAGAACGCGGGCGCGGCGTTCTCGCTGGGTAGCGGCAGCACCTGGATCTTCGCGATCATCGCCTCCGCTGTCGCCATCTTTATAGTCGCGTTCGCCCCGCGCATCCGCTCGCTCGCCTGGGCCGCCCTGTTCGGCCTGCTGCTCGGCGGCAACCTGGGCAACCTCACCGACCGGCTCTTCCGCGAGCCCGGCTTCGGCGTGGGGCACGTCATCGACTTCATCCAGGTGCAGTATTTCCCCGCCATCTTCAACGTCGCCGACATCGCTATCGTCGCGAGCATGGGAGTCTTCATCATCCTCACCGTCCGCGGTGTGCCCCTCTCGGGCAAGCAGCCCGCGATTTCGCAGACGATCGCTCCGGATGCCACGTCTACGGATGTCTCGTAG
- a CDS encoding RluA family pseudouridine synthase has product METRSLPVPNGLVGQRVDAAIAKLLGFSRTFAAEVAEAGGVTADGVVLGKSDRLQDGAWLEVSWEDKHAPEVVPVVVADLGIVYDDDDFVVIDKPVGVAAHPSVGWTGPTVLGALAGAGFRISTSGASERAGIVHRLDVGTSGLMVVAKSERAYTELKRQFHDREVEKIYHAVVQGHPDPLAGTIDAPIGRHPGSSWKFAITADGKPSVTHYETLEAFPSASLLEVHLETGRTHQIRVHMAAQRHPCVGDAMYGADPTISARLGLSRQWLHAMKLEFTHPGSGERVRFESRYPDDLQHALDVLREA; this is encoded by the coding sequence GTGGAAACCCGTAGCCTTCCCGTGCCCAACGGCCTCGTCGGCCAGCGCGTCGACGCCGCCATCGCCAAACTGCTCGGTTTCTCGCGCACCTTCGCCGCCGAGGTGGCCGAGGCCGGGGGAGTGACCGCCGACGGCGTCGTGCTCGGCAAGTCCGACCGCCTGCAGGATGGCGCATGGCTCGAGGTCTCGTGGGAGGACAAGCACGCCCCCGAGGTCGTTCCCGTCGTCGTCGCCGATCTCGGCATCGTCTACGACGACGACGATTTCGTCGTCATCGACAAGCCCGTGGGCGTCGCCGCTCACCCCTCGGTCGGTTGGACCGGCCCCACCGTGCTCGGCGCCCTCGCCGGCGCCGGCTTCCGCATCTCCACCTCGGGAGCGTCCGAGCGCGCGGGAATCGTGCACCGGCTCGACGTCGGCACGAGCGGCCTTATGGTCGTCGCCAAGTCGGAGCGCGCGTATACCGAGCTCAAGCGCCAGTTCCACGACCGCGAGGTCGAGAAGATCTACCACGCCGTCGTGCAGGGCCACCCCGACCCGCTCGCCGGAACCATCGACGCGCCGATCGGGCGCCACCCCGGCAGCTCGTGGAAGTTCGCCATCACGGCCGACGGCAAGCCCTCCGTCACGCACTACGAGACGCTCGAGGCCTTCCCCAGCGCGTCACTGCTGGAGGTGCACCTGGAGACGGGACGCACGCACCAGATCCGCGTGCACATGGCGGCGCAGCGTCATCCGTGCGTCGGCGACGCGATGTACGGCGCAGACCCGACCATCAGCGCCAGACTGGGGCTCTCGCGACAGTGGCTGCACGCCATGAAACTGGAGTTCACCCATCCGGGCAGCGGGGAGCGGGTGCGCTTCGAATCGCGCTACCCCGACGACCTGCAGCACGCCCTCGATGTCCTCCGTGAGGCTTAG